The Streptomyces tendae genome contains the following window.
AGCAGGATCGCTACCGTCCGGGGCACCGCCGGAGCGAGCGTTACCTGGGACGGCGGTATCGTCAGACCAGCAGAACACCGTTTGTGCTAGACGATCGAAGCTCACCAAGGAGGGTCATGACCGCCGATCGGCGAGACCTCGCTCCCATGCGTCCAGTCGATCGCAAACCTCTCTACGAGCAGGTCAGTGATCGTCTCCGGGAATTCATCGACGTCTATCAACTGCAACCCGGCGACCGGTTGATGAGCGAGCGGGAACTTGCCCAGCAGCTGAACGTGGGACGGTCCTCAATCCGGGAGGCGATTACCGCACTGCGTGCCCGCGGCATGGTGGAAGTCCGGCACGGCGACGGCATCTACCTGCTGGAACGCTCCGACGACCTGCTCGACTCCCTGGCCGCCGAGCTGGTGCAGACCCACCTCGATCACCCGGCGATCTGGGAGACACGTCAGGCCCTGGAGACGCAGTGCGCGAGACTCGCGGCGACCCGGGCCTCAAACGACGACATCGCGGAACTGCGGGGCGCGATAGTTCAGATGCAGGCCGAGATCGACAGCGGTGGCGCAGGACTGGCGGGAGACCGGCGGTTCCATGCCGGCGTCGCCCGTGCCTCACACAACCCGATCCTGATCCGGCTGCTGGAGAGCATGCGCAAGGCCCTGGACCGGACCTCGGAGACGTCGCTGACCCGTGCCGGTCAACCTACAAGGTCACTGCGTGACCATCGGGCGATCATCGACGCCATCGAGGCCCGCAATCCGACAGAAGCCGCGGAAGAGATGTTGCGGCACCTGGTCACTACCACCGACGCCCTCATTGAAGACGGGCAGCTTCGGCCTGCGGACTGAGCGTGCGCAAGTCCTCCTGAGCAGGGCCCGCGGCGCTCCCGTCCGTCACCTTCCCAGACGGCCGATCTTTTTGGCCAGTTCCTCCAGTTCCGACGGGGTTCCAGACCAGATGGTGCGCACGTGCTCGGTGACGACCTCGGCGGGCGAGTCCCACCAGGCGATGCGCAGCATGTGGTCGAATGTCCTCGTCGGGCAGTCGCTTCTTGATCTCCTTCGCGGGATTCCCGCCGACCACGGTGTAGGGGGCCACATCGCTGGTGACCAGGGATCGGGCTCCGATGACCGCGCCGTCACCGATGGTGACACCGGGCATGATGACCGCCTCCCGTCCTATCCAGACGTCGTTGCCGACAACGATGTCGCCCTTGCTAGGCAGGGAGGGCAGCAGGTCCGCCGTCTTCTCGAGCCACGATCCGCCGAAGATGAAGAAAGGATATGAGGTGGTGCCACCGGGCATGTGGTAGTCCGTTCCCGGCGACATGATGAACTTCGTGCCCATCGCCAGACAGCAGAACTTGCCGATGACCAGGCGTTCCGGGCCATACGCATAGAGAACGTTGCTGTCCTCGAAGCCGGCGGCGTTTTCGGTGTCGTTGTAGTAGGTGAATTCACCGACCTCGATCTTGGGTGACTTGATGAGCGGCTTGAGGAAGACAGTGACGTCCTCGGCCGCCTCGACGAGTCCGGGGCGCCGCTCGCTCTTGATCATGCCGGGGATACGCGCGTTCGAGGGATCGGGGAACTGTACTGAGAGCCATCCTTGGTGCGTGCGCGGGTGGCCCGCTCAGGCCGCGGCCATGGCCGCCAGGTCGGCGGCCAGCTGTTCTCTGTACTGGGCGATGCGTCCCGCACGGTTTGCGGTGACTGCTCCCACAAGTCGCCCGTCGCGGTAGTAGGCCACGTCCAAACGCCTTCGCTCCAGGTCGAGTTCATGGGTCCGAGCCTGGTCGGCTTCCATTGGCAGTCCCACGGCCCGGAAGCGGACGCCGTACTGGCTGGACCAGAACGATGCGACGGGACGGTAGACGGCCGGGGCATGGGGGTTGAGGAGTGTACGTGCCGCCGTTCTCGCCTGTTCCACTGCGTGGCTCCAGTGGCCGAGATTGAGGAGTCGCGCCGTGTGGGGGTGGGGAAACCGTGTGACGTCCCCGGCGCCGACGATCATGTGATGTGGTCGGCCGTCGGCGCCCACGGCCCGGGCGTGGGCGTCTGTGACTAGCCCGCGATCCAGTTGGAGGCCCGAGTGCGCGAGCCATTCGGTGCGGGGTGTGGCCCCCAGCGCGAGCACCGCTGTGTCGGCGCCCACCCGGTGTGTGTCGTTGAGGGTGGCGGAGGTGACACGCGCTTCCCCGTGTAGCGCGGTGAGGGTGGCGAAAGGCAGCAGGGACACACCAGCAGCGCGGTGGAGTTCCGCGATGAAGGAGGCCGCGTCCTCACCCATCGGGCGGTGCAGGGGTGCCGGCCCTGAGTATGCGAGGACCACGTCGTGCCCCAGCTCGCGTGCCGTCGCTGCGGCTTCGCTGCCGATGAATCCGCCTCCGACGACGAGGATCCGGCGCCGCGCACTGCGGAGGTCGTGCCGTAGCGCCGTCGCGTCGTCGAGCGTCCGGATGGTGTGCACACCTGCAGCCGGACGCCGAGCGGGCCAGGAACGGGCTCCGGCACCGGTGGCGATGACGAGACCGTCATACGGGATGACCTGGCCGTCCTCCAAGAGCACCGTGCGTTCACGGGGCTCGAGGTGGAGTGCTCGCCGGCCGTAAAGCTCCGTCAGCCTAAGATCATCTGTGTTTGCCAAGGCCAGCGCCGCGTGGCCAACGTCTGACGTGAGGAATTCCTTCGACAGCGGCGGTCTGTCATAGGGGCTATAGGGTTCCTCGCCGACCAGGGTGATCGGTCCTGTGTGTCCTTCGTCCCGCAGGGCCCGCGCCGCGTTGAGCCCGGCGAGCGAGGCGCCGACGATGACGACGCGCGTGGAGTGCGTGTTCACCGCGAGGACTCGGAGCCCTCGGCGGGGGCGTCGCCCTCGGTGCCGTGTTCGATACGGATCGCCCGAACGGGACACGCGGCCGCAGCGGCGACGACCCTTTTGTACTGGGAGACGTCGGGATTCGGCTCATAGACGAGGATGTCGTCGTCGTCGAAGGCGAACACCTGGGGCGCGGCGAAGACACACTGACCGTGGCTCTCGCACAGGTTCATGTCGACGGTCACTTTGAGACCAGTGACGGGGCGCTCAGTCATGTGCTTGCTCCTTCATGTGCGATGGGCGGGTTGAACCGGGAGAACTGGGGAGCGGTCCAACGCAGCGGGGAGGCGTTGTTGACGCGCACGAGGCGCTCGACGGTGAAGTCGACGACCCGCTGTGCCCCCGGAAGAGCGGCTGCGTGGTCCGGGTCCCAGTCCACCGCTGCCGTGCCCGTGAGGTGCAGGAGAGTGCCCGTGGTCCAGTCGGGGATCATCAGACCTGCGCGGGGATTGACTTCGAGGTTTCCGAAGGTGTTGAACATGGAGTTGCCGACGTAGTCGGGCCAGCGCAGAAGCCGGGGTCCGCGGACTTGGAGGAAGCCCGGGTTGCCTCCGCGATGGGAGGCATCGGCGTTGCCGTCCAGGTCTGTCGTGGCGATGAAGAAGGTGTCCGTACTGTCGACGAGCGCGATGTCCTCTTCGGCGAGCGCGCCTGCTTCCCGTGGGTCGTCGGGGGTGGTGGGATGCCATTGCGGCACCCTCTTCTGGATGTACTTTGGGCAGTTCGCGTAGATCTGCTCCAGTGTGATCTCCAGTCCGTCGCGGGTGGGACGAGCGGTGCCGTTCATTCGCATGCGCCGCCGTGTATCGGGTTCGATGGCGATCATGCCGAGGCGGGTCGGTTCGGCGAGGGTGCGGTACAGGGGGTCACCGGGGGACAGCGCGGCTGCGACGCTCAGGGTGGACGGTCCGGTGACGGTGATGAACCCGGGCTCGCCAGCCAGGAGGGAGGACCAGACCTCGCCGCGGCTGTCGGCCGCACCGATGACGAGCATCGGCTGCTCCTCAATGAAGTCCGCGGCCAAGTCGGGGATCTCGGTCATGATCGCGCCGGAAACCGCCTCGGCCATCTTTGTCAGACCGGCTCTCTCCTGCACCACCAGTTCTCCGCGGTGATACGGCTTCATGTCTGCTCCTCACGATCTCGATGTGTCCGCGCTGTTTGAATGCGATGGCCCTCTCCCGCTACCTGGATGGCCCCGGAACGTGATCCCGTTGGGTCTCGAGCTGAGAGCAGGAGCTCACCCACGTGGCAGTGGTCCACTGGGCCGGGAGGCCCAACACCGGCTAGACCGAGTCAGCGGTAAGACCTCCCGGCGTCATGGCCCGTCTTAGAAGAAGCCGCAGGTCGGCTCCTGGCCGGTCGGCGCGGGTGCACCGTCCGCGCCGGTGGGTACGTAGACCTCCAGACGGAGGCCGTCGGGGTCCTTGAAGAAGATGCCACCCGAGGCGGCGCCCTCGGCGTGCGCCACGACACCGTCGTAGACGAACTCCGTGTTCAGCTCACGCAGGACAGCCTCGGTCGCGGCGATCTCGTCGAGGGTGTCCACCTGGAAGGAGAGGTGGTGAAGGCCTGCGGTGGCCGTGGCGAAACCTTCCTGGCTCTGCTGCCACAGGGCCACGACGATCTCACCGTCGCGGCCGAGGAAGGCCCAGCGTCGGCTGTCGTCCTTGCCTTCAGCAAGGGTCTCGAAACCGAACACCCGTGCGTAGAACGGGAGCGACCGGTTGAGGTCGGTGACACTGAGGCCGACGTGACCCGTCTTGAGGGTGGCGGGGTGGAAAGAGGTAGTCATCGGGTTCCTTCCAGGAGTGGATGCACAGGACCGGTGGGCGCCAACAGGCGGGTACTCCCAACCGGCTAAATGAACATTAACGGTTGTCCTCTCACCATGCAACCGCTGAATTTTTTTTAGCCGGTTATGCTTCGATGGTGTGATGGCATGGACCCCGACACGAAAGGGCTCACCGCATGCACACTCATCCAGCCCACGCCGCCGACGCGGACCCCCGCCCTCTTCTTGGGGAGCCGTTGCCGCTGGACCTGTTGAACACACGCTGGGTGGACAACGACGGCGCCCACGACCTGCTTGAGCGCCCGGGCGGACTGGCGATTTGGCTCTCGTCCGCCGGACTGGCCGACATCGCACCGGACACGCAGGAGACACTCGGTGCCCTCCTGGCAACCCGGACCGCGCTGAGCTGGATGGTGGCCAGCGAGGGGTCGGAGCTGGAGCTGGCTCGCGAGATGCTCAACGACACACTCGGCCACGGCCGCGTGCGACGCCTGCTGGGATCCGCAGGTCCGGAGTCGGTCGTGGAGACGGACACGCCGGGCTGGAACGCGGCATGGCGCACAGCCGACCTCTATCTGCGCTTGTTGGAGGAGGGGCCCGACCGCATCCGCAAGTGCGCCAACCCCGTGTGTCCTCTGCGCTTCTACGACACGACCAAGAACGGGGGGCGCCGATGGTGCTCCATGGGAGCCTGCGGCAACCGCGCCAAGGCTCGCCGGCACCACGAGCGCCACCAGAGCACGCCCAGGCAGGCGCGCTGACGGCGCACCGCCCTACGTGCAGCCTTGCCCCCGGAACCCCGGCACCACCTACTCTCCGGCGGCACTCGCTAAACCGGTAAAGAAATTTTCAATGGTCGCTCGATCGGTGATCATCGCGCGTCTCGACGACCTGCGCTCAGACAAGGCGCCCCGGCGGCAGTGGGCCCGCTGGCCGAGAACGCCGCAGATGGGCGTGCCAGACCCCGCGTTTTCGGCATGATCCGCCGGACAGGTTAGTAGTGCTTCGTTATGTTCTGGGCTGTCTGTGGCGGGTTCGTGGGCTGGGCAGGGGGCGGCCGCAGGTGGTGCAGGCACCGGTCCAGGAGCTCAGTAGGTCCTGGAGGAGGTGGAGGACCTGGTAGAGGGTCAGGCCGGTGTGCGGGCTTTTGGGTCGAGCCGCCGGAGGGTGAGGAATGCCTGGGCGGCGGTGACGAGGGTGACGTGGTGGTGCCAGCCGCGCCAGGTGGGGCCCTCGAAGTGGTCCAGTCCCAGGCCGTGCTTGCGTTCGCGGTAGTCGTGTTCGATCCGCCAGCGGCTCTTCGCCCACCGCACCAGGTCCGCGACCGGTGTGACGACGGGCAGATTGATATCCAGTAACCGGTCGGGCTGTCCTGGTCCTCGGGCCATTCGGTCAGGAGTGTCTGGGTGTGCAGGACGCCGTACCACCGGCTGCGGCCGCCGCCTCTGCGCCGCAGCCATGGACTGCGTGCCCGCGGGCCGGACGGTCAGGACCGCGAACCGTGAGATCATTGCGCCTTTGCTGCCCTGGCGCCAGGTCACCTCGGTGAACCGGCCGGCACCGGCCTCGGCTGCGAGGGCGGAGACGGCTCGCGGTGGGGTCCGGTAGCGGGGCAGCGTCGGTGGGCCGAGCCCGCCGTAAGCGCGGTTGGTGCGGCTCGGCGTCCTCCGGGTGGGCGACTTCCTTCCCGGTCAGGGCAAGCACGTAGGTCAGCCCTCGCTCCTCGAGACCGATCCGGAAGGGCGTGCTGACGCCGTAGCCGGCATCGGCGACCACGACCGGCGCCTTCAACTGCCAGTCGGTGAGGGTGTCGAGCAGGCCGAGCGCGAGCCGCCATTTTTCCTGGTGGACGACGTCGTTGGGGACTCCCGCCCTGCGGCATCGGTCCGGCTTGTCCGTCCACTCCCGCGGCAGATACCACTCCCAGTGCAACGGGCAGGACGCAGCGTCGGTGACGGCGTAGACGCTGACCGCGACCTGGCAGTTCGCCCGTGTGCCAACGGCTCCGCAGTACTGGCGTGCAACGCCGACCGACGCTCTGCCGCGCTTGGGGAACGACACATCGTCGATCACCCACACCTCGGGCGTGATCACCTCGGTCAGCCGCTCGGCGATCCGCCGCCGCACCGGCAGCGGATCCCATGGTGACTGGTTCACGAACTGCTGCAGGGCCTGCATGTTCCCGTCCGGCAGACGCTCCGCCATCGGCTGGACCGACTTGCGCCGGCCGTCCAGCATCAGACCACGCACATAACACGCACCCCACCGCC
Protein-coding sequences here:
- a CDS encoding FadR/GntR family transcriptional regulator is translated as MTADRRDLAPMRPVDRKPLYEQVSDRLREFIDVYQLQPGDRLMSERELAQQLNVGRSSIREAITALRARGMVEVRHGDGIYLLERSDDLLDSLAAELVQTHLDHPAIWETRQALETQCARLAATRASNDDIAELRGAIVQMQAEIDSGGAGLAGDRRFHAGVARASHNPILIRLLESMRKALDRTSETSLTRAGQPTRSLRDHRAIIDAIEARNPTEAAEEMLRHLVTTTDALIEDGQLRPAD
- a CDS encoding CatB-related O-acetyltransferase, whose amino-acid sequence is MIKSERRPGLVEAAEDVTVFLKPLIKSPKIEVGEFTYYNDTENAAGFEDSNVLYAYGPERLVIGKFCCLAMGTKFIMSPGTDYHMPGGTTSYPFFIFGGSWLEKTADLLPSLPSKGDIVVGNDVWIGREAVIMPGVTIGDGAVIGARSLVTSDVAPYTVVGGNPAKEIKKRLPDEDIRPHAAHRLVGLARRGRHRARAHHLVWNPVGTGGTGQKDRPSGKVTDGSAAGPAQEDLRTLSPQAEAARLQ
- a CDS encoding NAD(P)/FAD-dependent oxidoreductase, whose translation is MNTHSTRVVIVGASLAGLNAARALRDEGHTGPITLVGEEPYSPYDRPPLSKEFLTSDVGHAALALANTDDLRLTELYGRRALHLEPRERTVLLEDGQVIPYDGLVIATGAGARSWPARRPAAGVHTIRTLDDATALRHDLRSARRRILVVGGGFIGSEAAATARELGHDVVLAYSGPAPLHRPMGEDAASFIAELHRAAGVSLLPFATLTALHGEARVTSATLNDTHRVGADTAVLALGATPRTEWLAHSGLQLDRGLVTDAHARAVGADGRPHHMIVGAGDVTRFPHPHTARLLNLGHWSHAVEQARTAARTLLNPHAPAVYRPVASFWSSQYGVRFRAVGLPMEADQARTHELDLERRRLDVAYYRDGRLVGAVTANRAGRIAQYREQLAADLAAMAAA
- a CDS encoding ferredoxin — encoded protein: MTERPVTGLKVTVDMNLCESHGQCVFAAPQVFAFDDDDILVYEPNPDVSQYKRVVAAAAACPVRAIRIEHGTEGDAPAEGSESSR
- a CDS encoding pyridoxamine 5'-phosphate oxidase family protein — its product is MKPYHRGELVVQERAGLTKMAEAVSGAIMTEIPDLAADFIEEQPMLVIGAADSRGEVWSSLLAGEPGFITVTGPSTLSVAAALSPGDPLYRTLAEPTRLGMIAIEPDTRRRMRMNGTARPTRDGLEITLEQIYANCPKYIQKRVPQWHPTTPDDPREAGALAEEDIALVDSTDTFFIATTDLDGNADASHRGGNPGFLQVRGPRLLRWPDYVGNSMFNTFGNLEVNPRAGLMIPDWTTGTLLHLTGTAAVDWDPDHAAALPGAQRVVDFTVERLVRVNNASPLRWTAPQFSRFNPPIAHEGAST
- a CDS encoding VOC family protein, whose product is MTTSFHPATLKTGHVGLSVTDLNRSLPFYARVFGFETLAEGKDDSRRWAFLGRDGEIVVALWQQSQEGFATATAGLHHLSFQVDTLDEIAATEAVLRELNTEFVYDGVVAHAEGAASGGIFFKDPDGLRLEVYVPTGADGAPAPTGQEPTCGFF
- a CDS encoding CGNR zinc finger domain-containing protein, giving the protein MHTHPAHAADADPRPLLGEPLPLDLLNTRWVDNDGAHDLLERPGGLAIWLSSAGLADIAPDTQETLGALLATRTALSWMVASEGSELELAREMLNDTLGHGRVRRLLGSAGPESVVETDTPGWNAAWRTADLYLRLLEEGPDRIRKCANPVCPLRFYDTTKNGGRRWCSMGACGNRAKARRHHERHQSTPRQAR
- a CDS encoding IS701 family transposase, whose protein sequence is MVGSLPGEVGEVERLRGELAGFAADVFASLPRRDQRRWGACYVRGLMLDGRRKSVQPMAERLPDGNMQALQQFVNQSPWDPLPVRRRIAERLTEVITPEVWVIDDVSFPKRGRASVGVARQYCGAVGTRANCQVAVSVYAVTDAASCPLHWEWYLPREWTDKPDRCRRAGVPNDVVHQEKWRLALGLLDTLTDWQLKAPVVVADAGYGVSTPFRIGLEERGLTYVLALTGKEVAHPEDAEPHQPRLRRARPTDAAPLPDPTASRLRPRSRGRCRPVHRGDLAPGQQRRNDLTVRGPDRPARGHAVHGCGAEAAAAAGGTASCTPRHS